The following proteins are co-located in the Trichormus variabilis 0441 genome:
- a CDS encoding type II toxin-antitoxin system HicB family antitoxin has product MSYKVSIVIEKDEYGYYAYCPELPGCQSQGDSLEEVQVNIQEAVELYIETLSNSEKQALQNKEIFTITLEVKVA; this is encoded by the coding sequence ATGTCGTATAAAGTTAGCATTGTTATTGAAAAAGATGAATATGGATATTATGCTTATTGTCCTGAACTTCCCGGTTGTCAATCTCAAGGTGATTCCCTAGAAGAAGTACAGGTAAATATTCAAGAAGCAGTTGAACTTTATATAGAAACCTTGTCAAATTCAGAAAAACAGGCGCTTCAGAACAAGGAAATCTTCACAATAACCTTGGAGGTAAAAGTTGCCTAA